Proteins encoded in a region of the Panicum hallii strain FIL2 chromosome 3, PHallii_v3.1, whole genome shotgun sequence genome:
- the LOC112883862 gene encoding vesicle-associated protein 2-2-like — MGSEDVLVEIHPRELRFLFEVKKQSSCCVHLVNKSDQYVAFKVKTTSPKRYCVRPNVGVILPLASCDFTVTMQAVKNAPPDLQIKDKFLVQTTVVPFGTADEDIVPAFFSKESDRYIEEKKLKVVLVSMTQPQVEQLINGVSHAKETVGVPVTEEILDNVNEAPVVVNEVSHPLKAKFPPLRGSPATFSETSAPVKECPTVLQDFLVPSNQSSFTLSESAPNLQETSAISVESQFASTGTSADLKSPPLEYTPAPSEVPSLSDIESTNTDNIHISHVTEDVHTLQMQLNNLGVKLEEAETLIIKLMEQTRTTIQERDKLRKEMIFLKRAGAAQVQSNTGFPLLFVVYMAVVGMSLGYLLHLV, encoded by the exons ATGGGCAGCGAGGACGTGCTCGTCGAGATCCACCCCCGCGAGCTCCGCTTCCTCT TTGAGGTGAAGAAGCAGAGTTCATGTTGTGTCCATCTTGTGAACAAGTCAGATCAATATGTTGCATTCAAG GTTAAAACAACTTCTCCAAAAAGATATTGTGTTCGACCAAATGTAGGAGTTATTCTTCCATTGGCATCATGTGATTTCACAG TTACTATGCAAGCGGTAAAGAATGCTCCACCAGATCTGCAAATAAAAGACAAGTTTCTTGTGCAGACCACAGTTGTTCCATTTGGTACAGCTGATGAAGACATTGTTCCTGCTTTT TTCTCCAAAGAATCCGACCGATATATTGAGGAGAAGAAGTTGAAAGTTGTCCTTGTCAGCATGACTCAGCCTCAAGTAGAGCAACTCATCAATGGAGTTTCCCATGCCAAGGAAACAGTTGGGGTTCCTGTGACAGAGGAAATACTAGATAATGTGAATGAAGCGCCTGTTGTGGTGAATGAAGTTTCTCATCCCCTGAAAGCAAAATTTCCCCCATTAAGAGGAAGTCCTGCTACTTTCAGTGAAACTTCCGCCCCTGTAAAAGAATGCCCTACTGTTCTGCAAGATTTTCTAGTCCCATCAAATCAATCTTCATTTACTTTGTCGGAATCTGCTCCCAATCTGCAAGAAACCTCTGCTATCTCTGTAGAATCTCAATTTGCTTCAACAGGAACAAGTGCGGACCTGAAATCTCCACCATTGGAATATACTCCTGCTCCAAGTGAAGTTCCATCATTAAGTGATATAGAATCTACCAATACTGATAATATTCATATATCTCAT GTAACCGAAGATGTCCACACTTTACAAATGCAACTTAACAATCTTGGAGTAAAACTTGAAGAG GCGGAAACTTTGATCATAAAATTGATGGAACAGACCAGAACTACCATCCAAGAGCGGGATAAATTGCGGAAAGAGATG ATATTCTTGAAAAGGGCGGGCGCTGCACAGGTTCAGTCCAACACTGGTTTCCCCCTGCTTTTCGTCGTCTACATGGCAGTTGTTGGCATGTCGCTCGGTTACCTTCTGCACCTAGTATGA
- the LOC112887602 gene encoding enolase-phosphatase E1-like: MGCGGSKDAVATGNTTASGAAGKLLRRKSSVSTGQGHTSSSSSGSTAVAVKDVVKEPAAGDGEANKATGVVEAASAEKPAPAAVEEKKGNDDSVRERAAGEAKAVDILVISPEEPAAAATVGGKKEPKKDGEVAKKDVAVDVAVAAAAVSTTAAEVAAAPAPVAEQAEKVEDEEQLPASTMAEEAPVEAADTVEEEKKVEKAEESKPEEEEKATSPAPTKEDGEPSAGKQNTMEAKPVEEDKAEDAAVVPVPSVEEEKKNNANDEHTAAAAASEPPAN, from the exons atggGTTGCGGTGGCTCCAAGGACGCCGTGGCCACCGGCAACACCACCGCCAGCGGCGCCGCCGGCAAGCTCCTCCGGAGGAAGTCCTCCGTCTCCACCGGCCAAGGCCacacctcctcctcgtcctccggaagcaccgccgtcgccgtcaAAGACGTCGTGAAGGagccggccgccggcgacggcgaggctaACAAGGCGACCGGTGTCGTCGAGGCGGCTTCCGCCGAGAAGCCCGCGCCCGCGGCCGTcgaagagaagaaagggaatgaCGACTCCGTGAGGGAGCGGGCCGCCGGCGAGGCAAAGGCGGTGGACATCTTGGTGATCTCCCCCGAGgagcccgccgccgctgccaccgTCGGGGGGAAGAAGGAACCCAAGAAGGATGGTgaggtggccaagaaggatgtCGCCGTCGACGTCGCTGTCGCGGCTGCTGCTGTTTCGACGACGGCGGCCGAGGTAGCCGCGGCGCCGGCCCCCGTAGCGGAGCAAGCCGAGAAGGTGGAGGATGAGGAGCAGCTGCCGGCGTCCACCATGGCCGAGGAGGCGCCGGTGGAGGCGGCGGATACGGTCGAAGAGGAGAAGAAGGTGGAGAAGGCTGAGGAGAGCAAACCcgaagaggaggagaaggcgacGTCTCCTGCTCCGACCAAGGAGGATG GGGAACCATCAGCCGGGAAGCAGAACACCATGGAGGCCAAACCGGTCGAGGAGGACAAGGCGGAGGATGCGGCTGTCGTCCCAGTGCCgtcggtggaggaggagaagaagaacaaCGCCAACGACGaacacaccgccgccgccgcggcaagCGAACCGCCGGCCAACTAA